A single window of Sphingobacterium sp. ML3W DNA harbors:
- the rplR gene encoding 50S ribosomal protein L18, translating into MITMAGHKASRRERIKKGIRKHLAGSTERPRLSVFRSNKGIYAQIIDDVAGKTLVSASSSSKEFAATGNKVEQSKAVGKLVAEKAVAAGISKVVFDRNGYLYHGRIKSLAEGAREGGLDF; encoded by the coding sequence ATAATAACCATGGCAGGACATAAAGCATCTCGTAGAGAGAGAATCAAAAAAGGAATCAGAAAACACCTGGCTGGATCAACAGAGCGTCCACGCTTGTCAGTTTTTAGAAGTAATAAAGGTATCTACGCTCAGATAATTGATGATGTTGCAGGAAAGACATTAGTGTCAGCTTCTAGTTCTTCAAAAGAATTTGCTGCTACAGGCAACAAAGTTGAGCAATCAAAAGCAGTAGGTAAATTAGTTGCAGAAAAAGCAGTTGCAGCTGGAATTAGTAAAGTAGTTTTTGACCGTAATGGGTACTTATACCATGGCCGTATCAAATCTTTGGCTGAAGGTGCTCGCGAAGGCGGTTTAGACTTTTAA
- the rpsE gene encoding 30S ribosomal protein S5 yields the protein MALSNIKRVKSSEIELKDRLVSIQRVAKVTKGGRTFSFSAIVVVGDENGIVGFGLGKAKEVTEAITKGIDDAKKNLVKVPIIKGTVPHSQYGKYSGGSVLIKPAIAGTGVLAGGAMRAVLESAGIKDVLAKSLGSSNPHNVVKATIDALANMRDAYTVAQHRGVDLNKVFNG from the coding sequence ATGGCATTAAGCAATATAAAAAGAGTAAAATCAAGCGAGATTGAGTTAAAAGATCGCTTAGTAAGTATCCAACGTGTAGCTAAAGTTACTAAAGGTGGTCGTACTTTCAGTTTCTCTGCAATCGTTGTTGTAGGGGATGAAAACGGTATCGTTGGTTTCGGTTTAGGTAAAGCGAAAGAGGTTACTGAAGCTATTACAAAAGGAATTGACGACGCTAAGAAAAACTTAGTTAAAGTTCCAATTATCAAAGGTACTGTTCCTCACTCTCAATATGGTAAATATTCAGGAGGTTCAGTTTTGATAAAACCAGCTATCGCAGGTACAGGAGTATTAGCAGGTGGTGCGATGCGTGCAGTATTAGAGTCTGCTGGTATCAAAGACGTATTAGCGAAGTCATTAGGTTCATCTAACCCACACAACGTGGTGAAGGCAACTATTGACGCTTTGGCTAATATGCGTGATGCATACACAGTAGCACAACACCGCGGTGTCGATTTAAACAAAGTATTTAACGGTTAA
- the rpmD gene encoding 50S ribosomal protein L30 has product MAKIKITQIKSVIDRSERQKKTIEALGLKKINQSVEVEATPAIIGMVRKVNHLVAIETI; this is encoded by the coding sequence ATGGCAAAAATAAAAATCACCCAGATAAAGAGCGTTATCGACAGAAGCGAGCGCCAAAAGAAAACTATTGAGGCATTAGGTTTGAAAAAAATCAATCAATCAGTAGAAGTTGAAGCTACACCAGCTATTATTGGCATGGTAAGAAAAGTGAATCACTTAGTAGCTATCGAGACTATTTAA
- the rplO gene encoding 50S ribosomal protein L15 — MNLSNLRPAKGSVKNRKRIGRGTGSGRGGTSTRGHKGAGSRSGNSTKIGFEGGQMPLQRRVPKFGFKNLNRVEYNGVNLDALQELVEKHNLTVVNLEELVAHGLVAKKDKVKILGRGELKAKVEVTAHAFSASAQQAIEAAGGSIVKL; from the coding sequence ATGAACTTAAGTAATTTAAGACCTGCAAAAGGTTCGGTAAAAAATCGTAAACGTATTGGTCGTGGTACAGGTTCTGGTCGCGGTGGTACATCTACGCGTGGTCACAAAGGAGCTGGCTCTCGTTCTGGTAACAGTACGAAAATCGGTTTTGAAGGTGGTCAAATGCCTTTGCAACGTCGTGTTCCTAAATTTGGTTTCAAAAACTTAAATCGCGTTGAGTATAATGGTGTAAACTTAGATGCTCTACAAGAATTGGTTGAGAAACATAATTTAACTGTTGTAAACTTAGAAGAATTAGTTGCTCATGGTTTAGTAGCTAAAAAAGACAAAGTAAAAATCTTAGGTCGTGGAGAGTTGAAAGCTAAAGTTGAAGTAACAGCGCATGCGTTCTCGGCTTCTGCTCAACAAGCTATTGAAGCAGCAGGCGGTTCTATTGTTAAACTTTAA
- the secY gene encoding preprotein translocase subunit SecY — MKKLITTLTNIWKIDDLRTRILNTLLFLLIYRIGCHIVLPGVNPQALASGQKEGLLGLLDMFAGGSFSRSAIFALGVMPYISASIVVQLLGIAVPYFQKMQKEGESGRTKMNQITRYLTLAITLLQAFAYVRTQIEPAAKTLADPMFTILTAIVLTAGTLFVMWLGEKITDKGIGNGISLIIMTGIIAQLPSGITAEWVSRMSKGGGGPIPLLLEFLALFFVVVFTILIVQGVRKIPVQYAKKIVGNKQVGGVRQYIPLKVNAAGVMPIIFAQAIMFVPMSLGQFFPNLQSDFLTSLSNYTSVAYNVTFAVLIIAFTFFYTAIMVNPQQMSDDMKKNGGFVPGIKPGLETSNFIDRVISNITFPGAIFLAIIAILPAIASLFGINNQFAHFYGGTSLLILVGVVLDTLQQIESHLLMRHYDGLMKTGRIKGRTPASVEGVDQSAI; from the coding sequence ATGAAGAAACTAATCACAACCTTAACCAATATTTGGAAAATTGACGATTTACGTACACGTATCTTGAATACGCTACTATTTCTTCTAATTTACCGTATTGGGTGTCATATCGTATTGCCAGGAGTTAATCCTCAAGCTTTGGCCTCTGGTCAAAAAGAAGGATTACTTGGTTTGCTAGATATGTTTGCCGGGGGCTCGTTCTCTCGTTCAGCTATCTTTGCATTAGGGGTAATGCCTTATATTTCGGCATCCATTGTTGTTCAGTTATTGGGCATCGCGGTTCCTTATTTCCAAAAAATGCAGAAAGAGGGTGAAAGTGGTCGTACTAAAATGAATCAAATTACTCGCTATCTTACGTTAGCGATCACTTTGCTTCAAGCTTTTGCATATGTTAGGACTCAGATTGAGCCTGCTGCAAAAACTTTAGCGGACCCTATGTTCACAATTCTTACTGCAATAGTTTTGACAGCGGGTACTTTGTTTGTAATGTGGCTAGGTGAAAAAATTACTGATAAAGGTATTGGTAATGGTATTTCCTTAATCATTATGACTGGTATTATCGCACAATTGCCAAGTGGTATTACCGCGGAGTGGGTGTCACGTATGAGTAAAGGTGGTGGTGGACCAATTCCATTGTTACTGGAATTTTTAGCTTTATTCTTTGTTGTTGTATTTACGATTTTAATCGTACAAGGTGTACGTAAAATCCCTGTTCAATATGCGAAGAAAATAGTTGGAAATAAACAAGTTGGTGGTGTTAGACAGTATATTCCATTAAAGGTAAATGCTGCGGGTGTAATGCCGATCATTTTTGCACAGGCCATTATGTTTGTGCCAATGAGTTTAGGACAATTTTTTCCTAATCTTCAGTCAGATTTCTTGACGTCTTTGAGTAACTATACTTCTGTTGCGTATAATGTAACTTTTGCAGTATTAATTATTGCATTTACATTCTTTTATACAGCTATTATGGTGAATCCTCAGCAGATGTCTGATGATATGAAGAAGAATGGTGGATTTGTTCCAGGTATTAAACCAGGTCTAGAAACAAGTAACTTTATTGATCGTGTGATTTCAAACATCACATTCCCTGGTGCAATTTTCCTAGCGATTATTGCTATATTACCTGCTATTGCAAGTTTATTCGGTATTAATAATCAATTTGCGCACTTCTATGGAGGTACGTCTTTATTGATTTTGGTAGGTGTTGTGTTGGATACTTTGCAACAAATTGAAAGCCACTTATTGATGCGTCATTATGATGGATTAATGAAAACTGGACGTATTAAGGGTAGAACCCCTGCGTCGGTTGAGGGTGTAGATCAGTCGGCAATTTAA
- the map gene encoding type I methionyl aminopeptidase: MSKVYYKSEEDIEQVRLSANVLSHLLGEVAKVIKPGITTLSLDKLAYEFIHDNGGTPAFLNYHGFPYSLCISVNDQIVHGFPSDYIIKDGDLVSVDGGVNLNGFISDSAYTFGVGNVTEEAQLLLDVTKESMYKGIEQAVAGKRVGDIGSAIQEHVSKYGFGIVRELVGHGVGYHLHEKPEVPNYGKRGSGAKLESGLVICIEPMINAGKAGVKFWDDGWTVSTVDGKLSAHFEQMVAIRKGEPDVLLTFEHVEKVLGEK, encoded by the coding sequence ATGTCTAAAGTATATTATAAATCAGAGGAAGATATAGAGCAAGTGCGTTTGTCAGCAAATGTACTTTCCCACTTGCTTGGTGAAGTTGCTAAGGTTATTAAACCTGGCATTACCACTTTATCTCTTGATAAGTTAGCTTACGAGTTTATCCATGATAATGGTGGAACGCCAGCGTTTCTTAATTATCATGGATTTCCATACTCACTTTGTATTTCTGTCAATGACCAGATTGTTCACGGATTTCCTAGTGACTATATAATCAAAGATGGAGACTTAGTTTCTGTAGATGGTGGGGTTAACCTGAACGGTTTTATTAGTGATTCTGCATATACCTTTGGTGTAGGTAATGTCACTGAAGAAGCACAGTTGTTACTTGATGTAACAAAAGAATCTATGTATAAAGGCATAGAACAAGCTGTTGCTGGAAAGCGCGTAGGTGATATTGGTTCTGCCATTCAAGAACATGTTTCTAAATATGGTTTTGGTATTGTACGAGAATTGGTCGGACATGGTGTGGGTTATCATTTACATGAAAAACCTGAAGTTCCTAATTACGGTAAACGTGGCTCAGGAGCTAAACTAGAGTCTGGATTAGTTATTTGTATAGAACCGATGATTAACGCAGGAAAAGCAGGCGTGAAGTTTTGGGATGATGGATGGACAGTAAGTACTGTTGATGGTAAACTGTCGGCGCACTTCGAACAGATGGTCGCAATTCGTAAAGGCGAGCCCGATGTGCTGTTGACATTTGAACACGTGGAGAAAGTTTTAGGTGAAAAATAA
- the infA gene encoding translation initiation factor IF-1 translates to MAKQASIEQDGIIREALSNAMFRVELENGHEIIAHISGKMRMHYIKILPGDKVKLEMSPYDLTKGRITYRYK, encoded by the coding sequence ATGGCTAAACAAGCCTCAATTGAACAAGATGGAATAATTAGAGAGGCACTTTCTAATGCTATGTTTAGGGTAGAATTGGAAAATGGGCATGAAATTATTGCTCATATTTCTGGTAAAATGCGCATGCACTATATCAAAATTTTGCCTGGGGATAAAGTTAAATTAGAAATGTCTCCTTATGATTTGACTAAAGGACGTATTACATACCGTTATAAGTAA
- the rpmJ gene encoding 50S ribosomal protein L36 — MKVRASIKKRSADCKIIRRKGKVFVINKKNPKYKQRQG; from the coding sequence ATGAAAGTAAGAGCATCAATAAAAAAACGTAGCGCTGATTGTAAGATCATTCGTCGCAAAGGAAAAGTTTTTGTAATCAACAAAAAGAACCCTAAGTACAAACAACGTCAGGGTTAA
- the rpsM gene encoding 30S ribosomal protein S13 has product MARIAGIDLPKNKRGVIGLTYIFGIGRTTAELILDKAGISQDVKVQDWNDEQLAAIRTLISEEIKVEGALRSEIQLNIKRLMDIGCYRGLRHRKHLPVRGQRTKNNSRTRKGKRKTVANKKKATK; this is encoded by the coding sequence ATGGCAAGGATAGCAGGTATTGACTTACCTAAAAACAAAAGGGGTGTTATCGGCCTTACCTACATTTTTGGTATCGGTCGAACAACAGCGGAGCTTATCTTAGATAAGGCGGGAATCAGTCAGGACGTTAAAGTTCAAGATTGGAATGATGAACAATTAGCGGCAATCCGTACATTAATTTCTGAGGAGATTAAAGTAGAGGGTGCTTTACGTTCAGAGATTCAGCTGAATATTAAACGATTAATGGATATCGGTTGTTACCGTGGATTACGTCATCGTAAGCATTTACCAGTTCGTGGTCAACGCACTAAAAACAACTCTCGTACTCGTAAGGGTAAACGTAAGACAGTTGCAAACAAGAAAAAGGCTACTAAATAA
- the rpsK gene encoding 30S ribosomal protein S11, translating to MAKTKKAAKKRIVVIEPVGQAHINATFNNIIVTLTNNQGQTISWSSAGKMGFRGSKKNTPYAAGQAANDCGKVAYDLGLRKVEVFVKGPGAGRESAIRTLQTVGIDVTTIKDITPLPHNGCRPPKRRRV from the coding sequence ATGGCTAAAACTAAAAAAGCTGCAAAAAAACGTATTGTTGTAATTGAGCCTGTTGGTCAGGCGCACATCAATGCTACGTTTAATAATATCATTGTAACTTTGACTAATAATCAAGGTCAAACTATTTCTTGGTCAAGTGCTGGGAAAATGGGTTTTAGAGGGTCTAAAAAGAATACACCGTACGCAGCAGGACAGGCAGCTAATGACTGTGGTAAAGTTGCATACGATTTAGGACTACGTAAAGTAGAAGTATTCGTAAAAGGACCTGGTGCTGGACGTGAGTCGGCTATCAGAACATTACAAACTGTTGGAATTGATGTGACTACTATTAAAGATATCACTCCACTTCCTCACAACGGTTGTCGTCCTCCAAAACGTAGAAGAGTTTAA
- the rpsD gene encoding 30S ribosomal protein S4, which yields MARYTGPKSKIARKFREPIFGPDKALEKKNYPPGQHGASKRRGKQSEYAIQLLEKQKAKYTYGVLERQFANLFVKAASKQGITGEIFLKLLEARLDNTVYRLGIAPTRSAARQLVSHKHITVNGDLVNIPSYSLRPGDVIAVRERSQSLETITDSVSGRIINKHSWLEWDAKELKGTFLSYPERSDIPENIKENLIVELYSK from the coding sequence ATGGCTAGATATACAGGACCTAAGTCCAAAATTGCCCGTAAATTTAGGGAGCCGATTTTCGGCCCAGATAAAGCGTTAGAGAAAAAGAATTATCCTCCTGGACAACATGGAGCATCTAAACGCAGAGGTAAACAATCTGAATACGCTATTCAGTTGTTAGAAAAGCAAAAAGCAAAATACACTTACGGGGTGTTAGAGCGTCAATTCGCTAATTTGTTTGTTAAAGCTGCCTCAAAACAAGGTATTACAGGGGAGATTTTCTTGAAATTACTAGAAGCTCGTTTAGATAACACGGTTTACCGTTTAGGTATTGCCCCTACTCGTTCTGCTGCTCGTCAGTTAGTATCGCACAAACACATTACTGTTAACGGAGATTTAGTTAACATTCCATCATATAGCTTACGTCCAGGTGATGTAATCGCTGTTCGTGAGCGTTCTCAATCACTTGAAACAATCACTGATTCAGTTTCTGGTAGAATTATCAACAAACACTCGTGGTTGGAGTGGGATGCAAAAGAACTTAAAGGTACTTTCTTAAGTTACCCAGAAAGATCTGACATTCCTGAGAACATTAAAGAGAACTTAATCGTAGAGTTATACTCTAAATAA
- a CDS encoding DNA-directed RNA polymerase subunit alpha produces the protein MAILAFQRPDKVIMQKSTDFDGTFEFRPLEPGFGVTIGNALRRILLSSLEGYAITSIRFSGVSHEFSTIKGVVEDVTEIILNLKQVRFQKTGDQGDSEKIFVVINGQEHFSAGDITKFSNNFTVLNPDLVICNMDSSVTIEVELSVAKGRGYVNADENKVVDGPVGLIAIDSIFTPIKNVKFTIENYRVEQKTDYEKLLLDISTDGSIHPEEALKEAAKILIQHFILFSDENMLLESQTKEETKVVDEEILHMRKILKMELVDLDLSVRALNCLKAADIRSLSELVTYDVADMLKFRNFGKKSLSEIQELVKSKGLSFGMNLSKYKLDEE, from the coding sequence ATGGCAATTTTAGCATTTCAAAGACCGGATAAAGTTATCATGCAAAAATCTACAGATTTTGATGGTACGTTCGAATTTCGTCCATTGGAGCCTGGTTTTGGTGTAACCATTGGTAATGCTTTGCGCCGTATTTTATTGTCCTCATTAGAAGGATATGCAATTACGTCGATAAGGTTTTCAGGCGTTTCGCACGAATTTTCAACTATCAAAGGTGTAGTTGAAGACGTTACGGAGATCATTTTGAATTTGAAACAAGTTCGTTTTCAAAAGACTGGTGATCAAGGTGATAGCGAAAAGATATTTGTAGTAATCAATGGTCAAGAGCACTTCTCAGCTGGTGATATCACAAAATTCTCAAACAACTTTACAGTATTAAATCCTGATTTAGTTATCTGTAATATGGATAGCTCGGTTACAATTGAAGTAGAATTGAGCGTAGCTAAAGGTCGTGGTTATGTAAATGCTGATGAGAATAAAGTCGTTGATGGTCCTGTAGGATTAATCGCGATTGATTCGATCTTTACTCCGATTAAGAATGTTAAATTTACCATTGAGAACTACCGTGTAGAACAAAAAACTGACTACGAGAAATTGTTGTTAGATATCTCTACTGATGGTTCTATTCATCCAGAAGAAGCTTTAAAAGAAGCTGCTAAGATCCTTATTCAACACTTTATCTTATTCTCTGATGAGAATATGCTTCTAGAGTCTCAGACTAAAGAGGAAACAAAGGTAGTTGATGAAGAAATTTTACATATGCGTAAGATTTTGAAAATGGAATTAGTAGATCTAGATCTTTCAGTTCGTGCATTGAACTGTCTGAAAGCTGCTGATATTCGTTCATTATCTGAACTAGTTACTTATGACGTAGCAGATATGTTGAAATTCAGAAACTTCGGTAAAAAATCATTAAGCGAAATTCAAGAATTGGTTAAATCGAAAGGTTTATCATTCGGAATGAACTTGTCTAAATATAAATTAGACGAAGAATAA
- the rplQ gene encoding 50S ribosomal protein L17, whose product MRHGKKVNHLGRTDSHRKAMLANMATSLVKHKRIITTLAKAKALRKYVEPLITKSKTDTTHSRRTVFSYLKDKEAITILFREISEKVANRPGGYTRIIKMENRLGDNAEMAFIELVDYNEIYGGKAATEKKVTRRRGTSKKKAEETEDAKAETETTATTEEENKD is encoded by the coding sequence ATGAGACACGGAAAAAAAGTAAATCACTTAGGCCGTACTGACAGCCATAGAAAGGCAATGTTAGCTAACATGGCAACGTCATTAGTAAAACATAAACGTATTATAACTACTTTAGCGAAAGCTAAAGCTTTACGTAAATATGTTGAGCCATTGATTACTAAATCTAAAACTGATACGACTCACTCTCGTCGTACTGTTTTCTCTTACTTAAAAGACAAAGAGGCTATTACAATCTTATTCCGTGAAATTTCGGAAAAAGTAGCTAATCGTCCAGGTGGGTATACTCGTATTATCAAAATGGAAAATCGTTTAGGTGATAATGCTGAAATGGCATTCATTGAATTGGTTGACTATAATGAAATTTACGGTGGAAAAGCTGCTACAGAGAAAAAAGTAACGCGTCGTCGTGGTACTTCTAAAAAGAAAGCTGAAGAAACTGAAGATGCTAAGGCGGAAACAGAAACCACTGCTACTACTGAAGAAGAAAACAAAGACTAG
- a CDS encoding aspartate aminotransferase family protein, translating into MDLFNVYPINPINIVRAKGSTVWDAEGNAYLDLYGGHAVISIGHTHPHYVQRLKDQLDRIGFYSNSVEIPIQRELARLLGEISGKENFHLFLCNSGAEANENALKLASFHNKRKKIISFSKAFHGRTSLAVACTDNPAIIAPVNENSDVVFLPFNDEEALLKAFKSYGDDISSVIIEGIQGVGGIREASVAFLKLIRSLCNQYDAVFIADSVQCGYGRSGLFYSHDYAGISADIYTMAKGMGNGFPIGAISIAPKFVATFGMLGTTFGGNHLACAAAVSVLEVIKQENLIQNAAVMGSYLIEELKKFDEVIDVRGRGLMIGIDLPAELAHVKKDLLNKSKIFTGEAKPSVIRLLPALNITKEVADQFLTAFAERLKD; encoded by the coding sequence ATGGACTTATTTAACGTTTATCCCATTAATCCAATTAATATAGTAAGAGCTAAAGGCTCGACGGTTTGGGATGCCGAAGGAAATGCCTACTTGGATTTATATGGTGGTCATGCCGTGATTTCAATCGGTCATACACATCCACATTATGTTCAAAGGCTGAAAGATCAATTGGACCGTATTGGTTTTTATTCTAATTCAGTCGAGATTCCTATCCAGCGTGAATTAGCTCGATTGTTAGGTGAGATTTCTGGAAAAGAGAATTTTCATTTGTTTTTATGTAATTCCGGTGCCGAAGCAAACGAAAATGCTTTAAAATTAGCGTCGTTTCATAATAAAAGGAAAAAAATCATTTCTTTTTCAAAAGCCTTTCACGGGCGTACTTCTTTAGCAGTTGCTTGTACTGACAATCCTGCCATTATTGCTCCTGTGAACGAGAATAGTGATGTTGTATTTTTGCCTTTCAATGATGAAGAGGCTCTTCTTAAAGCTTTTAAATCTTATGGAGATGATATTTCATCGGTAATTATCGAGGGAATACAAGGTGTTGGTGGTATTCGTGAGGCGTCTGTCGCGTTTCTTAAATTAATTCGTTCTCTTTGTAATCAGTATGATGCAGTCTTTATTGCTGATTCTGTTCAATGTGGGTATGGACGTTCGGGTCTATTTTATTCCCATGACTATGCTGGAATCTCAGCAGATATTTATACTATGGCCAAAGGTATGGGTAACGGTTTCCCTATAGGTGCAATTAGTATAGCTCCAAAGTTTGTTGCCACTTTTGGAATGTTGGGTACTACTTTTGGGGGTAATCACTTGGCTTGTGCTGCCGCGGTCTCAGTTTTAGAAGTTATAAAACAAGAAAATTTAATTCAAAATGCCGCAGTAATGGGCTCATATTTAATTGAAGAATTGAAGAAATTTGATGAAGTCATCGATGTGCGAGGTAGAGGATTAATGATTGGCATTGATTTGCCAGCTGAATTAGCGCATGTAAAGAAAGATTTGCTTAATAAGAGTAAGATATTTACTGGAGAGGCTAAGCCTTCTGTAATCCGATTATTACCTGCTTTAAATATAACTAAGGAAGTTGCGGATCAGTTTTTAACCGCTTTTGCCGAAAGATTAAAAGATTAG
- a CDS encoding acetylornithine carbamoyltransferase, whose translation MKKFFSVKDVASVSEVVNEALEQKANPYALESLGKHKTLGLVFLNPSLRTRLSTQKAAMNLGMNVMVMNMDKDGWALETQDGVVMNGTTVEHIREAAAVMGEYCDILGLRSFPKLKDREEDYSEDLFNKFIEYCGVPVVSLESATRHPLQSLTDLITITEYKNSKKPKVVLVWAPHVKALPQAVPNSFSEWMCQAQVEGLVEFTIAHPKGYQLSEEFTNGANISNNLEESIKDADFLYVKNWSSYEQYGQVFPVTENWMMDNQKLALTNNAKVMHCLPVRRDLELSAEILDGPNSLVIKEAGNRVWAAQVVLKRMLESLAK comes from the coding sequence ATGAAAAAGTTTTTTTCAGTTAAGGATGTCGCCTCTGTTAGCGAGGTGGTAAATGAAGCTTTGGAACAGAAAGCTAATCCATATGCTCTGGAAAGTTTAGGAAAACATAAAACTTTGGGTTTAGTTTTCTTAAATCCAAGTTTGAGAACTCGTTTAAGTACTCAAAAAGCAGCTATGAATTTAGGCATGAATGTTATGGTCATGAATATGGATAAAGATGGCTGGGCTTTAGAAACTCAAGATGGTGTTGTGATGAATGGAACTACTGTAGAACACATTCGTGAAGCTGCTGCCGTTATGGGTGAATATTGTGACATTTTAGGCCTACGTTCTTTTCCAAAACTAAAAGATAGAGAGGAAGATTATTCAGAAGATTTATTTAATAAATTTATTGAATATTGCGGAGTTCCAGTAGTATCCTTAGAAAGTGCTACTCGCCACCCTTTACAAAGTTTGACAGATTTAATCACAATAACCGAATACAAAAATAGTAAAAAACCCAAGGTTGTACTAGTATGGGCTCCTCATGTGAAAGCATTGCCACAAGCAGTTCCTAATTCATTTTCGGAATGGATGTGTCAGGCTCAAGTGGAGGGTCTAGTTGAATTTACAATTGCTCATCCGAAGGGATATCAGTTGTCTGAAGAATTTACGAATGGTGCAAATATTTCCAATAATTTGGAAGAAAGTATTAAAGACGCAGATTTCTTATATGTGAAAAATTGGTCTTCTTATGAGCAATATGGTCAAGTTTTTCCTGTTACTGAAAATTGGATGATGGATAATCAAAAATTGGCACTTACTAACAATGCAAAGGTTATGCACTGTCTGCCTGTTAGAAGAGATTTGGAGTTGTCTGCAGAAATATTGGATGGTCCTAATTCATTAGTAATTAAAGAAGCAGGTAATCGTGTTTGGGCAGCTCAAGTAGTATTAAAACGTATGCTGGAAAGTTTAGCTAAATAA
- the argB gene encoding acetylglutamate kinase, translating into MSNSGLNIIKIGGNIIDDEQLLNSFLEKFAALPGKKILVHGGGKIATRLASDLGVEAKMIEGRRITDEAMLRIVTMVYAGLTNKTIVAKLQVLQCDAIGLSGADGGTIKAIKRPVRDIDYGFVGDILHDSVNTASIKKFLEAGFVPVFSAITHNGLGQLLNTNADTIASALAVGLSSLYDTSLVYCFEKNGVLKDVNDEQSVINSIHADEFSKLKEDGIIHDGMVPKLQNAFDAIQKGVRNVYIGHANNLHLFQQGQFGTCLTLK; encoded by the coding sequence ATGTCAAATAGTGGCCTGAATATTATAAAAATTGGTGGAAATATTATTGACGATGAACAATTATTAAATTCATTTTTGGAGAAATTTGCAGCTTTGCCAGGTAAGAAAATTTTGGTTCATGGTGGGGGTAAGATAGCTACTCGTTTGGCATCAGATTTGGGTGTCGAAGCAAAGATGATTGAGGGTAGACGAATTACAGATGAAGCGATGTTGCGTATTGTTACAATGGTTTATGCTGGTTTAACAAATAAGACTATTGTAGCTAAACTTCAGGTGTTACAATGTGATGCGATTGGTTTAAGTGGTGCTGATGGTGGAACCATTAAGGCCATAAAGCGACCTGTTAGAGATATCGATTATGGTTTTGTTGGAGATATATTACATGACTCCGTTAATACTGCCTCTATAAAGAAATTCCTGGAAGCGGGTTTTGTGCCTGTGTTTTCAGCGATTACACATAATGGGTTAGGTCAATTATTGAACACTAATGCGGATACAATTGCTTCGGCACTAGCAGTTGGATTGTCTTCATTGTACGATACTTCTTTAGTTTACTGTTTTGAAAAAAATGGGGTATTGAAAGATGTTAATGATGAACAATCTGTCATTAATTCTATTCATGCCGATGAATTTTCCAAATTGAAAGAAGATGGTATAATCCACGACGGAATGGTGCCAAAATTGCAAAATGCTTTTGATGCTATTCAAAAAGGTGTTCGGAATGTGTATATTGGTCATGCCAATAATTTGCATTTGTTCCAACAAGGGCAATTTGGCACTTGTTTAACCTTAAAATAG